In the genome of Calditrichota bacterium, the window GGAACAGAGCTCGTTTGGGCAGAAGCGGAAAAAAATGATGTACCCCGTGTACTTATTTTAAATAAACTGGATAAGGAAAATATAGATTTTGACCAAGTATATCATGATTTAACAGAAGATCTTGATCATAGAATTGTGTTGGCACAGTTTCCTGTTAATGCGGGTCCGGGTTTTGATTCGATCGTCGATTTAATCAAAATGAAACTGTTAAAATTTAAAATAGATGGAAGCGGTCAATTCACCGAGGAAGATATTCCAGGCGATTTAAAGGAAAAAGCAGATGACCTCCATTTAAAACTTGTAGAAGCCGTTGCTGAGAGCGATGACTCATTAATGGAAAAATATTTTGAAAGCGGCCTGGATGAAAATGATTTTAGAACAGGACTAAAAACAGCAATGGCCCACGATTTGGTTTATCCTGTTTTCTGTACATCTGCGGAAAAAAATATCGGTGTTAAAAGATTGTTGGATGTAATAGTTAATTTTTGCCCTGCGCCAAATGAATTAAAAGATTATAATACCGAAGAAGGTGAAAAAATTCATGTTGATACAAAAGGTCCTTTATCAGCATTGATTTTTAAAACCAGTGGTGAGCAACACATGGGTGAACTCTCGTTTATTAAGGTTTTTTCCGGGGTATTAAGTGTTGGAGATGAAGTTGAAAATACTACGCGCGGCAAAAACGAACGTATCGCGCAGATTTATTCTTTAAATGGGAAAAACAAAGATTCTGTTGATAAATTGGTTGCTGGTGATATCGCAGCACTTGTAAAACTTAAAGAAACCCATACTGGTGATTCGCTTTGTAAAAAGGGTAGTAAAATTCATTTTCCAAAGATTGATTTTCCTGAACCACGTATTCGTGAAGCAATTAAACCAAAAGCCAAAGGTGATGAGGATAAAATTGCACAAGGCTTGCATACATTACATGAAGAAGACCCGACATTTGTTTATACTAATGATGCAGAATTACACCAGACAATTATTTCCGGCCAGGGAGAATTACATCTTGCTACAATTTTAAGCCGCTTAAAAACAAGGTTTGGGGTTGAGGTAGAAGAAGAAACACCACGCATTCCTTATAGGGAAGCAATAAAAGGCCGTGCAGAAACTCAAGGTAAATTTAAAAAGCAATCCGGTGGTAGAGGGCAGTATGGAGATTGTCATATCAAAATTGAACCGTTACCGCGTGGAAAACGTTTTGAGTTTGTAAATGCAATTGTTGGCGGTGTTATCCCCGGTAAAT includes:
- the fusA gene encoding elongation factor G; the protein is MKVFQTDQIRNIGLCAHGGAGKTLLADALLHNLKVVNRIGSIEQGTTTSDYNSDEIERQISINTSLMHGEWRDHKINIVDTPGFSDFFGEVVGSMRVLDSVFLVVSAPSGVEVGTELVWAEAEKNDVPRVLILNKLDKENIDFDQVYHDLTEDLDHRIVLAQFPVNAGPGFDSIVDLIKMKLLKFKIDGSGQFTEEDIPGDLKEKADDLHLKLVEAVAESDDSLMEKYFESGLDENDFRTGLKTAMAHDLVYPVFCTSAEKNIGVKRLLDVIVNFCPAPNELKDYNTEEGEKIHVDTKGPLSALIFKTSGEQHMGELSFIKVFSGVLSVGDEVENTTRGKNERIAQIYSLNGKNKDSVDKLVAGDIAALVKLKETHTGDSLCKKGSKIHFPKIDFPEPRIREAIKPKAKGDEDKIAQGLHTLHEEDPTFVYTNDAELHQTIISGQGELHLATILSRLKTRFGVEVEEETPRIPYREAIKGRAETQGKFKKQSGGRGQYGDCHIKIEPLPRGKRFEFVNAIVGGVIPGKFIPAVEKGIVETMEKGVLAGFPVIDIKATCFDGSYHNVDSSEMAFKVAASMAFKKAFMAAKPVILEPIYTIDVRVPDEYMGDVMGDLSSRRGKIQGMDADGKFQVIKANVPLSELYKYSTTLRSMSQGRGIHSRKFSHYEEVPGEETQKIIEAAKEQDEE